The segment CAGACTGTCACAGTGATGAGACTTAATTCCCTTGAGGTCCATGCAGGTTTGAGGTACCACTGGCCACCCCTGCCCGGGGTGCAGCAGCTTTGCCAAGCCCGGGAGGGCTCTTTCTCCTTTGGGGCCATGAGTGCAGCTGCTCTGAACATTCTCGTACATTTTTGCATGACCATTGGTTTTCACATCTCAAGGTTAAATGCCCAAGAGTCACTTAACCTTTTCCAATGTTAAGTACACGGGAAGTGAGAtcaaccatgtttccctgaaaataaggcctagccggacagtcaACTCTAATGTGGCTTTTGGAGTAAacattaatataggacccggtattatattatatttactatattataaagacccagttttatattacagtaaaataagaccaggtcttgtattaatttttgctccaaaagacgcattagagctgattgtcccgctaggtcttaatttcggggaaacagtaggaGGCTGAGAGGAAATTCGGAGGAAGGGGACCTTTCTATTTAAGGGTGAGGCTGGCACGGGTGAGCCTTGAGAGGCtcctgggcagggtggggagggcagcagcCAGGCCTTTACGACAGCACCCTCCCATATTGGCGGCCACCCGCTTCCACCCCATTCTTGGGGAGCCCCTGGGCACATGGCCAGCTCTCATGGGATCCATAGGGTTGgtaattttaaaagaggaaacaaaaaatgtgCATAGTAAAAAGACTAACCCTCTGAATAACACAAATATCTGCAATAAAAATGTTTAGCTACTTTACAAACTTGAGAAGAGAGAAACTTAATGCTCAGCTTGTAGAAAGGAGGGCCCTCAGGAGGCACAGCGAGGTGGTGTGGGTGAGGCggccctcttccctctcctctagTCCCCAGATGGCTCAGCTTCCGGCCAGTTCAGGAGAACGGCGTCCCCAGTCTTCTGATTCTGAGAGTAGTGAGCTGCCCCGAGCCTGCGGGGAGGACCCCAGCCTGCGCCGTTCCATGCGTCCTTCGAGGCTGGAAGGAGTTGGTATGGCGTGGTGAGGTGGCCCGCGGCTCTGGCTGTGTGCGCTTGTGCCCCGCTCACCTTGGCCGTCGTGAACGCTGTCCTGGGCGTTGGGCGCAGGTGACACGTGCCTGCACCTGACATCTGTGCGCTTTGGTGCGGCTCCTCAGGGCTGTCAGCACTAGGGAGGGGCTTCTGTCTGAAAGCACTGGGACAGCCCCCTCTGGGCGGCACCCTCCGTGGCAGGCCGGCCGGagctctgctcctgctcctgctcctgctcctgctcctgctcctcctgctcctgctcctgctcctgctcctgctcctgctcctgctcctgctcctgctcctgctcctgctgctcctgctcctgctcctgctcctgctcctgctcctgctcctgctcggGAATAGTACTCAGAGCCCGTCTCATGCTGCTGTCCTCTCCTGGGCAGCGACACTAGGTGCTCTTTAAAAAGGCACGCCTCCTGTTTTTagtcatttgtcttttctgaTGGGGATAGTAGTGCTGCTGTCCAGAAGCGGCTGTGCGTGAATTAGACTGCCATGTCCACCTCACCCAGGGTCCTGTGTGTGCCAAGGTCACCTCTGTGACGGATGGAGACTGGATCTGGGCAGGGTCTCCCAAGGGCTCTGAGATGTGCTAAATGGCGTCTTCCTGGGTTTCCCTAGGACGATGTTTGCCCGAGGGCTAAAGAGGAAGTGCGCTGACGGTGACGAGGACGCGGAGGGCGCCTTGGCCAGCCTACAGCGGCAGTCGCTCCTGGACATGTCTCTGGTCAAGCTGCAGCTGTGCCACATGCTGGTCGAGCCCAACCTCTGCCGCTCGGTCCTCATAGCTAACACAGTGCGGCAGATTCAAGAAGAGATGACCCAAGATGGGACTTGGCAGGTGATGGCGCCCCAGACTGCAGGACAGGCGCCGCGGGACCGCCTGGTGTCCACGGAGATCCTGTGTCGCGCAGCCTGGGAGCAGGACGGGGAGCTCCCTGCCCCTGGCTCGGCCGACGGCCACGCACCAGACCTGGTGTCCCATTTGTGTGGGGCGCCGAGTGCAGTGGCCCCAAGGAGCACACAGGGCTGTGTTTGGGACGTGGACGGCCCTGGGGAGGACAGGGGGAGCTTGCAGAAGTCTCTGGATCAGATATTTGAAACACTGGAGAGTAAAACCCCCAGCTCTGTTGAAGGGCTGTTTGGGGACATGGACAGTCCCTACTACGACCTGGACGCTGTGCTGACCGGCATGGTGGGCAGCAAAGCGGGCCACGGCGACGGGCTCCAGGCCTTGTCCTCTGCGGCTGCCCCGCCCCCCGGCTCTGGCTGCAAGTCGGACCTGGGTGAGCTGGACCACGTG is part of the Rhinolophus sinicus isolate RSC01 linkage group LG03, ASM3656204v1, whole genome shotgun sequence genome and harbors:
- the CDCA4 gene encoding cell division cycle-associated protein 4 isoform X1; its protein translation is MGTARACPSPTAWNLGICVSHRPYGVRPPGRLGSLCLGVSGWAGIASSSLHVPCGTARSLCFLWSALGLEEAEGQSCVLTLEGFEWNTCNPEHLVGLGHFTRDAAAPSGRLWRQWRTMFARGLKRKCADGDEDAEGALASLQRQSLLDMSLVKLQLCHMLVEPNLCRSVLIANTVRQIQEEMTQDGTWQVMAPQTAGQAPRDRLVSTEILCRAAWEQDGELPAPGSADGHAPDLVSHLCGAPSAVAPRSTQGCVWDVDGPGEDRGSLQKSLDQIFETLESKTPSSVEGLFGDMDSPYYDLDAVLTGMVGSKAGHGDGLQALSSAAAPPPGSGCKSDLGELDHVVEILVET
- the CDCA4 gene encoding cell division cycle-associated protein 4 isoform X2 produces the protein MFARGLKRKCADGDEDAEGALASLQRQSLLDMSLVKLQLCHMLVEPNLCRSVLIANTVRQIQEEMTQDGTWQVMAPQTAGQAPRDRLVSTEILCRAAWEQDGELPAPGSADGHAPDLVSHLCGAPSAVAPRSTQGCVWDVDGPGEDRGSLQKSLDQIFETLESKTPSSVEGLFGDMDSPYYDLDAVLTGMVGSKAGHGDGLQALSSAAAPPPGSGCKSDLGELDHVVEILVET